The nucleotide sequence GGTGTCGGACTGCACGCCGACGCGAGGCGGCAGAGGTCGATGGATTTGTGTCTCACCGAGTACATGGCGAGACAACGTCTGTCGATCCTGACCATAGATGGGATGCCCAGCCCGATAGCTTTCAATGTCGACCACAGCGCTGATTCGCTCGATGATGTCGGCCACCAGCTGCGGCGGCGGTTGGATATACGCCTCTTGCGCCTCCGGGGATCCGAAAGAGGATTCCTCGAAGAGGCGCCGCAAATCTGAAGAAGCACCTGCGGCATCCTCGTCTGCGCGCTCCTCGCGCGGTTGATCTCCCACGGCCGTGCCTCCCCTTTTCACTCATTCTCGTGTTCAGAGTTCTGTCCTCGGCTCCGGTACAGTCGACCCTCGACTGCCCGGTCGCTTATACCCAGCATCTGGCCGATCTCTTTGTGGGAGAGGCCAATACCGTGTGCGAGCTGTTCCAGGCTGAGTTCGGCGACCGCACACCTGGCCAAAGCCTCACGTTCGGCGGACAGACCAATCCGGTTCAAATCTTGTCGGTCCTCTAAAATCTCCCAGGGGAGCGGTCTTCGTTGCCAGGCCCGGTAATGCTCAGCGAATCGGCCGAGGCAGTAGCGGACGAACAGCGTGTGGAGCGATGCCCTGGACGGATCCCATCTGTCCTCGATGACGACTTTCTGGAGGAAGTCGAGAACATAAGCATCAGAGACGCTGTCGCGGATCAGCTGCTCCTTGTCGTGCTCGCTCAAGTTCGCGGAGCGGGTGCGTGCCCGCCTGACTTTCACCAGCTCGACCCAGATCTGCTCATTGCGCACCATTTTCCACAACACGCCTGTGCCGTAGTTGAAGAAGAGGGCGCCGGCCTCTTCGTAGGCCGGTCCGCGAAGGCCGGTGGCTCGCAGGCTGGCAAGGAACTCTTCGTCCTCATGGCGACGATCAGGGGGCGAGCCGGCATCGTCGCCTTCGTCAGGGCCAGACATCAGCCGCCTCTCCTTCGGTTGCCGGGGACCCGGGAAATGTGCCGCTACATCTACTCATAGGCCGGGCACGACACGCTCCCCACGACACAGCCCAAATGGATTGCATCCGCAAATCCCGACAAGTATCAACTTAGTTACCGCGTGGGCATACGAAGGCTCGCCGCCTAGAAGTAGCAACGGCACTACCGAGGAGAAGCTATGGCGAAGAACGTTCCTGACTCGACTCACACCGCTGAACAAGCCGCTGGTCCGCCCACGACCATCGGCCTCATCTTCCGAGACCTCGACCGGCCGGGCCGGACGCTGTACCTTCTCGCCATCCTGGGACTGACGCCAGCCGGGATCGGACGACTCGGACACACATCCCAGATCGTCGATTTCCTGGTCAGCATGTGGGGGGCAGCGGTCAGCAGAAGCAACATTTCCGCGCTCGGGTGCAGCAAGGTGCCGCGCTGGCGATGTGGAGCGGGCGATCTTATGTCTCCCCGCCCGCTGGTCGGCGGTGCTAAGAAGCGGCTTCTCAGTCGGGTAAGCGGCAGCCTGGCACAACGCCAGCGGCAAGAAGCCCAGATCCTCGATAGGGGCACCCTGCTCTGCGGTACCGATGGTTGCGCGAACGGGAAGCTGCTCCACGATCCCGTCCATCCGCCCCGGCTCGCAGCGACCTCGTCGTTGCTTCTCCCGCGTTCTTTCGCCTCCCAGTCCAGGAACCATAGTCAGTGCTGGAGCACCAGGTCAGGGATTCCCATGTTCGCCCGGAGTGAGCCACCCGATCGGCTGAACAGCGCACCGTGGTCACTGGCAGGCCTGCTCGCTTGATCATCTGGGATATCGGAACGAGTGATCCGGCGTGGTGGACCCGCCTCGACGATCTCCCGGGAGGTGACGTGATCGAGTTCGTGGAGATCGAGCAGGAGCCGACGTTCAGCGACGTCGACGACAACAACTGATCGGCAAGGAGGATAAGTGCCATGTGGCGTCCGAGAATCAAATTCGCCCACCGGCCGGTGCGGTATGACAATGGGCAGGTTCGTATCGGCGGCAATACGCCCGGAATCACGCGGGGTCTGCGTGATCCGGACGGGTTGGTATGGGCGTTGTTGGCGCTGCTTGATGGGTCGAGGACGGTGGGCCAGATCGCCGATGAGCTGATCCGCCGTTTCCCGGCATGCACGTCCGGCGACGTGCGCCAGGCACTCGACAACCTGAACACCGCCGGCTACCTGGAGGATGCCTCCGAAATAGAACTGAGCGAGTCCGAACGCGAACGCTACAGCCGCAGCTGTGCGTTCTGGCGAGCGGTGGATCGCACCCCTGGCCGCCGTAGCTGGGATGCGCAGTTGCGGCTGCGGCAGGCTCGGGTCGTGATCGTCGGTGTGGGAGGCGCAGGGGGTACGGCGGCGCGGTTGCTGGTGATGTCGGGGGTGGGGCAGTTGCATTGCGTTGACGCGGACATGGTGGAGCTCTCCAACCTCAACCGACAAGGGCTGTTCACCGAGCAGGATCTCGGCCGGCCGAAGGTGGAGGTCGCGTTGACGCAGCTGCGGAAGCACAACTCCCACGTGGACGTGACCGGATCCAGAGAGCACATCAAGGGCCCGGACCAGCTGCGTGCTTTGGCGGTGGCCTGCGACGTGTTGTTGATGGCCGCGGATCAGCCCTCGACGGGCGAGATCCGCTCGTGGACGAACCAGGCCTGCCATTCCACTCGAACGGCGTGGGTGCACAGCGGGTATGACGGGCCGCGGGTGAGTGTCGGGGTGTTCCGTCCGGGCTCGGGCCCGTGTTACGACTGTGCGCGTGCCGCCGAGCAGCACCGGCGCAGCGTGGTGTCCCCGCGCACCGCGTGGGCTCCGGGGAAGTCGATGACGCGCGAGCACGCGGCTATCGCAGCATCGGCCGCGTTAGCCGGAGATCTCGCCGCGTATGCGATAGAGCGCCTGATCACAGAGGCGCCAGACCTGCCAGTTAACCAGGAGTACGGCTTGAACCTGGCAACGTTGCGCGACTACGGCACGCTGCGGCTGGAACGGCCGTGGCCGGATTGTCCGACCTGTGCGCACGACAACCATGGTTAAGCGTCCGGCGGAGCGGTGGCGCGGGCGGTGACGTCCCGCCACCGCTCGCGCGCGGCTTCCGCCGAGAGCTCGAGATCGGTGTAGAGGGTGGCAGCGCGCTGCAGGTAGTCCGCAGCCAGGGTGAGGTCTCCAGCGTGCTCGAGGCACGTCGCGGCCAGCTCCAGCGCCCGCGCCACCAGCTTGTCGATGCCGGGCAGCTCCCGATAGCCGGCCAGTGCCTGCTCGGCCAATTCCAGTGCGCGGGTGTGGTGGCCTTGAGCCAGCTGTGCGGTCGACGCGCGATAGAAGCTGTGGACATGACCCACCTGGTCCCCAGCCTGGTGCCGCAAATCGCGTTCACGATCGATGTGAACCAGCGCCCGCTCGTACTCCCCCAGCCTGATGGCAATGGTGGCCAGGTTGCCCTCGACAACCGCCAGGGTGCGCGCCAGGCCGTGAGAGCGCACCAGCGGAAGAGCCTGCTGATAGCAGTCGCGGGCTCGCTGCAATCGTCCCTGCTTGAGATGAACCCCACCCAGGCCGATGAACGCGGTGTAACGCTGGGAATTGCGTGGCGTGTCGAGACTGGCGAAACCGGCCTCTGCCTCCTCCCATCGCCCCAGCACGCTCAGCGTTTCGCTGTGCGATTCGCGGAGGAAGAACTCGGCGGCAGTATCACCCAGGGCACGGGCCGCGGTGATGCCGAGCGTTTCGATGTCCAGCCGCACTGTCCACAACGGGCGGGGCTGATACGTGAGGAAGCGTGACGTGGCCGCCAAAGCCACCACTGGGACGAACATCTCCCACTCGAGGGCGGTCCGCGCCGCGGCGTACAGCGTGGGTTGTTCGGCGGTGAGCCAGGCCAGCGCATGGTCTCGGTTCTCCAAGGTCGGTACAGGTCCAACCCGGTCGATCTGGACATCCAAGGACGGGAATCCCGGGTAGAGCAGCTGGTCGGCGAGCTGCGCGACATAGGTGTACCAGGTCAGGACCCGCCCGCGCGCGGCGTCCTGCTCGTCCGGGGTATCGAGACGAGCCCGGGTACGGGCGTAGGCATGTAGCAGATCGTGTATCCGGTACCGGTGCCGGGCGACGGGTTCGATCAGGTGCAGCTCGGTCAGCGCCTCCAGGTACCGGCTGGTTTCGCGATGCTTCAACCCGCACAGGGCGGCAGCCGCGGGCACGGAGAACTCCGTGCCCGGATGCCACCCGAGAAACCGGAAAATCTGGGCCTGCTCGGCGGTGAGACGAGTGTAAGACCAGTCGAACACCGCCTGTACCGCTTCGCCCACCATCCCGCTGGTGCCGTCATCAGCGAGCTGGTCCTCCTTGATCTCGTCGACGACATCGGCGATCTGCCACTGCGGGCGCGACGCGACCCGGGTGGCCGCAAGCCGAACGGCCAGTGGCAGCCCGGCGCACAACCGGACCAGCTCACTCGCGGCGTCCGGCTCTTGTTCGACACGGCCTGGACCGAGCACCGCCAGCAGCAACGTATGTGACTCGACAGGGCCGAACAGGTCAAGGCTGATCCGGTGGGCGGTTGTGGAGACAACAGGTCGGTGAGGCTGTCGCGGCTCGTCACCACCGCCATACAGCCAGCTGTCGTGGGTAACAGCGGCCGCACCTGCTCAGCCGTAGCAGCGTTGTCCAGTACCACCAAAACCCGGCGACCTGCCAGCAAAGATCGGAACAACCCACCCGCCGCGTCGAGCCCGGCTGGGATCTCGCCCCGGACAACACCGAGCGCGGTCAGAAATCCACAAAGTACGACTACGGAATCCAATGGCGCGCTCGGGCCGTATCCCCGCAGGTTCACGAACAGCGCGCCATCAGGAAACTGATCTTGGACCCGATGTGCCCAATAGGTGGCCAGGGTGGTCTTGCCCACTCCGCCGGTGCCATCGAGAACCGCGACCGTGCTATGGCCGGTGGCGCCATTCGGCAGCACACTGTCCAGTGCGGCAATCTGGTGCTCGCGGCCAGTGAAGTCCCGCACTGGTGCAGGCAACTGCCGCGGCACCGGATCGATCCCCCGTCCAAGGGCAGAAGCGGCGGCCTGCCCGACACTGCCTGCTTGCACCACCGGCCCGGTCACCGACCCACTGTCACTGACGCCGCGCTGATCGCCCACACAGCCAGTCTGATCTGATCCCGCTCACGACGTGACGCGCAAATCCAGCACCACCCTGATGGAGTATGAGCCGCATACAGCTGTTGGGCAGCACGAATGTCGCCCCACGAACGTCACGTCATCGCGCTGAACGCGCCCCTGACGGAGCATGCCGGCATGCCGACGAGTCGCGCCTGGTCTGTCAAACGAACGGTTCACGTCCATATCGGCGAACGCTGCCGCAAGAATTTTATGTAAACCGTGGTGCACCGCGGTTTGATGCGCGCAATACGAGCAGGATCGGTGTAGTCGGCAATGGCAACAACGACAATCGTAGACGCGGCCGGAGGTGTCGTGGCGGAGCTGGACGATGGCAATCACGTGTAGCACCCGGTTGATCCTGCGGTTTCCCGCCCGTGACCACCGGTGCCGACGATCACCGGACGATGCTTCCAACGGCGCTGTGCCGTTCCAGGACGCGAGGGGCACGCCATGAGTGAGCCACACCCGACAGCGTGGGCAGCCGATGAGAGAGCCACCCGTCGAACCACCATTCAACAAGTAGCCGATAAGCGGGCCGGTCGCGGAGCCAGTTTTCGGAGGTGATGGAAGCACGTCGGCCGGCTGGTCACGAGCATCTCGGTCAATGCTCTGACGGTCAGGCCGCGGGGTGAGGTCGCGACCACGTGCAGCGGCTTCACCCGCATTGGTTCAGCCAGGCAGGCGAACCACCCGGCGTACGTCGTGGCCTCGTCGCCGTCGTGGCACCGGACGGCCGTCGCACGCTCGCGCGGGTTCGTGGACGGACCGTGGTCCGGCTCCGCGACGGTGTGGCAGCGTCGGGGAGCCGGACCGTTGTGGTTGGAGGTCGTCAGCAGGCCAGGGTGACGATGGAGACCGTGCCGGAGCCGGAGTTGGTGACCAGGATGTAGCGGTGGCCGGGTCCGGGCGCGGACCAGTGCGCGTCCAAGCCCACCGCGACCTCGCCGAGCACCCGGTTGGTGCGGGTGTCGAAGGTGACGACGGTGCCCGTGCCCGCGGTGCCGGGGCCGGCGTTGACCACGTACGCGATCCGCCCGCCCGCGGCCAGGGTGATGCCGCGCGGTTTCACGCCGACGGCGATGGTGGCGGTGACCTCGCGGGTACGGACGTCGACCACGGACACGGTGCCGGCGATGGTATTGCTGATGTAGGCGGTGCGGTTGTCGGGAGTGATGAGCACGCCACGCGGTTCGTCGCCGACCGGGATGGTGGCGACGGCGGCGTAGGTGGCGGTGTCCACAACGGAGACGGTGTCGGCGTCGGAGTTGGCCACCCAGGCATGGCGGCCTCCGGTGGTGAACTGCACGCCGCGCGGCGCGTCACCCACCGGGATGGTGCGGGTGACGGCTTGGGTGCGGGTGTCGATGACGTACACCGCGTCGGAGCCGGTGCTGCTGACCCAGACCTCGCGCCCGTCGGGCCGCAGCGCGGCCAGGCGGGGCGCGTCACCGACCGGGATGGTCTTCACCACCGTCCGGCGGGCGGTGTCGATCACCGACACGTCGTCGGAGTCGCGGTTGGAGACGTAGACGTACCGGCCGGAACGGTCGAAGACGACGCCGTAGGGGAAGGTGCCGACCGGGATGGTGGCGACCTGGATCCGGCGGACCGGGTCGATGACCGAGACGGTGCCGGAGCCGCCGTTGGCAACATAGGCCAGTCGCTGGTCGGGCGTGAACGCGACCATCCGGGCGTTGGCGCCGATCGGGATGGTGCCGAGTTCGACCGGGCGCCCGCTCGCCGCGCTCGCGGGTACCGGCGCCGCGACCAGCAGTGACATGGTGGTGACAAGAAGAATCAATCGACGCAACGGATTGCCTTTCAGGAGTCTGATCGGGCGGCGGCGGAACCGCGCAGGCGGTCACGGGACAGCGCGTAGACACCCGCGCCGACGATGAGCACGAGCGGCAACACGTAGTCGCCGTCGCGCTCGACGAATTGGAACCATTCCTGCCCGACCAGCGGCCGGAGCAGTTCGGTGGCCAGTTTCCAGCCGAGCACGAACCACAGCAACGGTTTCGCCGGGCGGATCAGCACGGCCAGCCCGAGCAGGATTTCGAACGCGCCGAATACGACCAATAGATTCGCCGATTCGACGGTCATGCGCCCGATGCCGAAGAATTCGAAGAACTTGTACAGGTACGGCTTGTCCTCGAACGCACCGAATCCGCCGTGGCCGATCAGCAGTAGCGCGAGACCGCCGCGCGCGGCCCAATGCACGCCGATGTGCGCGCGATCGGAGACCGCGATCGGCGGGTCACCGCGAGTGAACCAGCGGCGCAGCGACCACCCACCGCCGCCCACCAGGATCAACAGGGCCAGCGGCATGCCGTAGTTGCCGCCGCGCTCCAGGAACTCCCACCAGCCCTCGCCGACGGCCGGCCGCAGCAGGGCGGTGAACACGCCCCACACCGTGGCGTGCAGCAACACGATCCGCAGCGGGAAGAACAACACCACCAGCCCGACAGTGATGTCCACCGCACCGGTGACATACATCAGGTAGTCGACCGCGGTGTCGGCGGAAATGCCGAACAGGTCGTAATAGGGCAGCCACGCCCGCGACCGGCTCAGCCCCGCCCACCCGTGGCCGAGATACTCCACGGCAACGCCCAATCGCAGCAGCCAGTACATTTTGGTTATAACCGGGGCTTGGGCCCACCGCTGCCAGAGTGTGCCGCCTCCGCCTATGCTCACTTCTCTCGTGGTCACGGTTCCCTCTATTTCCGAGAGGTGGTCAAGTACGATCATCATGAACGTACGGGCTCGGTGACTTTTCCACATCGGCGAAACGCACTAATTGCCGTTGCTACCCCGCGATTATTCGAAATTGAGCTAAATCAAAAATGGGCGCGAAATATCATCGCCGCCATCACGGAAAACCGACCGCCGCCGTGAGGCCGCACTCGTTCGCGCCACCACGCTGTCGTGGCGTCGAGTGCGGAGTCGGTCGGTGATCGTCTCTGGCCTTGTCCGCCTCCCGGGGCTCAAGGTGTAGACGTACGTTGACCCAACTAAGCACCTCAGCAAGGATTGAGTCAATGGAGATTGACATAACACTTCGCAGGCGGGCGGCGGTGCACCACGCCCTCTCCGACCCTGTGCGCCTCGGCATCGTCGACCTGCTCGCCGTGGGCGACCGCTCACCCGGCGAGCTGGGCCGCAGGTTCGACCTCACCTCAAACCTGCTCGCCCACCATCTCAAGGTGTTGAGGGAGGCTGGCCTGGTCGAGCGCACCAGGTCGCACGCCGACGGCCGGCGGGCGTACGTGCGATTGACGCCCGAACCGTTGACCGGCCTGCACATCACGCCGGCGGTCACCGCGCCGCGCGTGGTGTTCGTCT is from Amycolatopsis lurida and encodes:
- a CDS encoding RNA polymerase sigma factor, coding for MSGPDEGDDAGSPPDRRHEDEEFLASLRATGLRGPAYEEAGALFFNYGTGVLWKMVRNEQIWVELVKVRRARTRSANLSEHDKEQLIRDSVSDAYVLDFLQKVVIEDRWDPSRASLHTLFVRYCLGRFAEHYRAWQRRPLPWEILEDRQDLNRIGLSAEREALARCAVAELSLEQLAHGIGLSHKEIGQMLGISDRAVEGRLYRSRGQNSEHENE
- a CDS encoding ThiF family adenylyltransferase, which codes for MWRPRIKFAHRPVRYDNGQVRIGGNTPGITRGLRDPDGLVWALLALLDGSRTVGQIADELIRRFPACTSGDVRQALDNLNTAGYLEDASEIELSESERERYSRSCAFWRAVDRTPGRRSWDAQLRLRQARVVIVGVGGAGGTAARLLVMSGVGQLHCVDADMVELSNLNRQGLFTEQDLGRPKVEVALTQLRKHNSHVDVTGSREHIKGPDQLRALAVACDVLLMAADQPSTGEIRSWTNQACHSTRTAWVHSGYDGPRVSVGVFRPGSGPCYDCARAAEQHRRSVVSPRTAWAPGKSMTREHAAIAASAALAGDLAAYAIERLITEAPDLPVNQEYGLNLATLRDYGTLRLERPWPDCPTCAHDNHG
- a CDS encoding tetratricopeptide repeat protein — protein: MLLAVLGPGRVEQEPDAASELVRLCAGLPLAVRLAATRVASRPQWQIADVVDEIKEDQLADDGTSGMVGEAVQAVFDWSYTRLTAEQAQIFRFLGWHPGTEFSVPAAAALCGLKHRETSRYLEALTELHLIEPVARHRYRIHDLLHAYARTRARLDTPDEQDAARGRVLTWYTYVAQLADQLLYPGFPSLDVQIDRVGPVPTLENRDHALAWLTAEQPTLYAAARTALEWEMFVPVVALAATSRFLTYQPRPLWTVRLDIETLGITAARALGDTAAEFFLRESHSETLSVLGRWEEAEAGFASLDTPRNSQRYTAFIGLGGVHLKQGRLQRARDCYQQALPLVRSHGLARTLAVVEGNLATIAIRLGEYERALVHIDRERDLRHQAGDQVGHVHSFYRASTAQLAQGHHTRALELAEQALAGYRELPGIDKLVARALELAATCLEHAGDLTLAADYLQRAATLYTDLELSAEAARERWRDVTARATAPPDA
- a CDS encoding transposase, which codes for MLPSPPKTGSATGPLIGYLLNGGSTGGSLIGCPRCRVWLTHGVPLASWNGTAPLEASSGDRRHRWSRAGNRRINRVLHVIAIVQLRHDTSGRVYDCRCCHCRLHRSCSYCAHQTAVHHGLHKILAAAFADMDVNRSFDRPGATRRHAGMLRQGRVQRDDVTFVGRHSCCPTAVCGSYSIRVVLDLRVTS
- a CDS encoding beta-propeller fold lactonase family protein, producing MSLLVAAPVPASAASGRPVELGTIPIGANARMVAFTPDQRLAYVANGGSGTVSVIDPVRRIQVATIPVGTFPYGVVFDRSGRYVYVSNRDSDDVSVIDTARRTVVKTIPVGDAPRLAALRPDGREVWVSSTGSDAVYVIDTRTQAVTRTIPVGDAPRGVQFTTGGRHAWVANSDADTVSVVDTATYAAVATIPVGDEPRGVLITPDNRTAYISNTIAGTVSVVDVRTREVTATIAVGVKPRGITLAAGGRIAYVVNAGPGTAGTGTVVTFDTRTNRVLGEVAVGLDAHWSAPGPGHRYILVTNSGSGTVSIVTLAC